GCAGCGAGGGAAGGCACGCGCTGGCTGCTTTCGCGCAGCGGGCTGCGATGTTGTCAACCCAGCCAAAATTCATTTTGCGGGAGGTGCTAGAGCATCTAGCAAGCCAGCGTATTGTGGCACCGGGATACACGTCCTTGCAGGACTTGGTGAGCCAGGCGGTCACCGACGAGCGCCGGCGAGTGACCCGAATGCTCGATGCCGCCTTGCCCGCCAATCTGCAGCAATCGCTCAACACCCTGCTGCACGCGGACGACAAAATCCATCTGATCAACGTCCTGAAACACGAAGCAAGTGACTTCAGCAACAAAGAGCTGCGCCAGGAGGTGAGCCGACGCAAGCAACTCGCCCCCTTGCATACCTTCGCTCAGAAATTCCTGATGGATGCTGCGCTGTCGCCTGAGAGCATCAAGTATTACGCCGGGCTGGTTCAGTTCTACACGATTTACAAGCTGCGTCGCATGGATGTCTCAACGGTTCGCCTGTACTTGCTGTGCTTTGCCTTCCACCGGTTCCGCCAAATCAACGACAACCTGATCGAGGCGTTCATCCACCTGGTCGGCCAATTTGACAAGCACGCAAAACTGGCCGCCAAGACGGCCATGCAGCTGGCATCTGACCAAGCCAACAGCAATCTGAAAGCAGCCGGCGAGGTACTGGGCCTGTTCGTCGATGAGTCCATAGCAAATGACTGCCCATTTTCTACTATAAAGGAACGTGCTTTTGGACTGCTGGACCAGACGGCCTTCTCATCGGTGTCCAATTTTTTGCGTAACGTGGCCTTCGACAAACTGGACTACGAGTGGACCTACTTCACCATGCAGTCGCCAACCATCAAGCTCAACTTGCGGCACCTTTTTTGCGACATAGATTTTGCCGGTCGCCTGGAGAACGCCCCATTGGTCACAGCGATCGCCGTGATGCAAGATCAATTGCGTCAGAGCAAGTCACTGCGCAAGGCAGACTCATCAAAATTCCCCGAGGCAGTGATACCCGCGGTACTCAAGAAGCACCTGTACGTCGAATCCATCGAGGACGGCGAAAAACGCAAAGTCCTGGATGTCGATCGATACGAGTTTCTGGTCTACCGGCTGCTGCGCAATGCGCTGGAGTCAGGTGACCTGTACGTCAATCACAGCAACGAATTCCGTCAGTTTGAGGATGATCTGATCAGCGACGCCCGCTGGGTGCACAAGGAAGCCGTGCTGGCGGAAATCGGACAGTCCATTTTGACCACGCCCATTGAAGAGACGCTGGCAACTTTGCGTACCAAGCTGGAAGACAGGCTGGTAAATGTCAATCAGCGTGTGGCCGCCTGCGTCAACACCAACATCAAGGTTATCGGGCAAGGAGAAAAAAGGCGTTGGTCGCTGATCTACCCAACTGCACCGCAGACTGGCAACGCCCCGTTTTACAACCAGCTGCCGGGAATCGCTGTTGCCGATCTATTGCGCTTCGTGAACAAAGAGACGCGTTTTCTGGATGCCTTCGAGCATGTTTTGAATCGCGGCGTCAAACACGCGCCGGACCTGCGCGAAATCCTTGCCTGCGTGGTGGCCTTCGGCACCAACATGGGGTTGGGCAAGATGGCAGAGGTCTCAGGCTTGAACCACGCATCCTTGATAACCACCGCCCGCAGCTACCTGAGCCCGGAAACTGTACACGCAGCCAATGACGCCATCAGCAATGCCACGGCCGCTCTGCCGGCCTTCAAACTCTTCAATATCCGCGAAGAGTTGCATTCCAGCAGCGATGGCCAGCGTTTCGAGACCCAGATCAACACCTTCAATGCCCGACATGCGCCCAAGTATTTCGGCTTGGACAAGGGCGTGAGCGCCTGTACCGTGGTGGCCAACCACGTTCCCATCAACGCCAAGATCATCGGCACCCACGAGCATGAGAGCCATTTTGTGTTTGACCTGCTGTACAACAACACGTCGGACATAAAGCCCACGCGCCACTCGACTGATACGCACGGCACCAACCAGGTCAACTTCTTTTTTCTCTACGCATACGGCTACGGTTTTGCCCCGCGATACAAGACAATCCAAAAGAAAACTGCATCCCTGGTGGGGTTCAACTTGCTCAGTCAGTACCCGGCAGACATGTTGATTCGACCAAGCACTAAGGTCAATGCCGATCTGATCATCAGCGAATGGCCAAATATCCAGCGCATCATGGCATCCCTCGCGCAAAAGGACACGACCCAAGCCACCATCGTGCGCAAGCTGAGCAGCTACGCCCGGCAAAACAACACCAAAAAGGCCCTGTGGGAGTTGGACAACATTCTGCGGACCATCTACATTCTGGACTTCATTGACGATGTCGAACTGCGCCAGAGCGTACAAAAGGCACTCAACCGGGGCGAGGCCTATCACCGGTTCCGCCGCGCAGTGGCCTTCATCAATGGCGGAAAGTTCAAGGTACAGACGGAAACTGAGCAGCAGGTTTGG
This DNA window, taken from Rhodoferax potami, encodes the following:
- a CDS encoding Tn3 family transposase; the encoded protein is MRWSTSVLPLTNTQASRRLSILSTEEVDSLYGMPHFTEGERQIHFDLSPEERQTIDAARTITAGVHLVLQLGYFKAKAQFFVVSLDHVRPDIDHILKRYFPGRQMAEVGVLSKPTRLAQQRIILGLLDYRLCGSEGRHALAAFAQRAAMLSTQPKFILREVLEHLASQRIVAPGYTSLQDLVSQAVTDERRRVTRMLDAALPANLQQSLNTLLHADDKIHLINVLKHEASDFSNKELRQEVSRRKQLAPLHTFAQKFLMDAALSPESIKYYAGLVQFYTIYKLRRMDVSTVRLYLLCFAFHRFRQINDNLIEAFIHLVGQFDKHAKLAAKTAMQLASDQANSNLKAAGEVLGLFVDESIANDCPFSTIKERAFGLLDQTAFSSVSNFLRNVAFDKLDYEWTYFTMQSPTIKLNLRHLFCDIDFAGRLENAPLVTAIAVMQDQLRQSKSLRKADSSKFPEAVIPAVLKKHLYVESIEDGEKRKVLDVDRYEFLVYRLLRNALESGDLYVNHSNEFRQFEDDLISDARWVHKEAVLAEIGQSILTTPIEETLATLRTKLEDRLVNVNQRVAACVNTNIKVIGQGEKRRWSLIYPTAPQTGNAPFYNQLPGIAVADLLRFVNKETRFLDAFEHVLNRGVKHAPDLREILACVVAFGTNMGLGKMAEVSGLNHASLITTARSYLSPETVHAANDAISNATAALPAFKLFNIREELHSSSDGQRFETQINTFNARHAPKYFGLDKGVSACTVVANHVPINAKIIGTHEHESHFVFDLLYNNTSDIKPTRHSTDTHGTNQVNFFFLYAYGYGFAPRYKTIQKKTASLVGFNLLSQYPADMLIRPSTKVNADLIISEWPNIQRIMASLAQKDTTQATIVRKLSSYARQNNTKKALWELDNILRTIYILDFIDDVELRQSVQKALNRGEAYHRFRRAVAFINGGKFKVQTETEQQVWNDCARLIANAVIYYNTALLSKVYEQKVAAGDLDAIAFIQGMSPVAWQHVNMYGSFEFSEDDHDIDLDALAAQYADSVFWSNATQPGQGDLFD